In a single window of the Caulobacter soli genome:
- a CDS encoding potassium transporter Kup, with product MAHTSPEPTHPGARAARFGALALGALGVVFGDIGTSPLYSMREALAHAGGVDPRLAVFGVVSLVFWALTLVVTLKYVVIVMRADNGGEGGTLALMALAQKALAKRSNWLVLLGILGAALFYGDGLITPAISVLSAVEGLTTAPVIGAHFAPFVLPLAAVILLALFAVQSRGTEVVGRFFGPITLVWFFTLAALGLPFILQRPEILLALSPVYAIKLLMADGLLGVTILGSVFLCVTGAEALYADMGHFGKAPIRAGWLVVALPCLMLNYLGQGALCLVRPAAMDNPFFGLIPHAVYWPVILLTTAATIIASQAVITGAFSVTQQAVQLGLLPRLDIKRTSETVAGQIFVPQVNVALAIGVLFLLFMFRTSSNMASAYGVAVTTTMVVTVALLFVVARRHWGWPLWACVALLAPFLALDLVFLGSNALKIADGGWVPLAAAGAIALLMWTWRAGSDLLHQKVHRDSIGLTDLIDSLRARPPHPVPGAAIFLTSDPSVAPVALLHNLKHNKVLHAENVVMTVRTADQPRVAEKDRIEIESLGTGFKRVTVHYGFMETPHIPRALGSCRRRGLAFDLMSTSFFVGRRTVVASPGVGMPLWQDKLFIWMVKNAADPIDFFHIPAGRVVEMGSQVVV from the coding sequence ATGGCCCACACCTCTCCCGAGCCGACCCACCCGGGCGCCCGCGCGGCCCGGTTCGGGGCGCTGGCGCTCGGCGCCCTGGGCGTGGTGTTCGGCGACATCGGCACCAGCCCGCTCTATTCGATGCGCGAGGCCCTGGCCCATGCCGGCGGGGTGGACCCGCGCCTGGCGGTGTTCGGCGTTGTGTCGCTGGTGTTCTGGGCCCTGACCCTGGTGGTCACCCTGAAATACGTCGTCATCGTCATGCGGGCCGACAACGGCGGCGAGGGCGGCACCCTGGCCCTGATGGCCCTGGCCCAGAAGGCGCTGGCCAAGCGCTCGAACTGGCTGGTGCTGCTGGGCATCCTGGGCGCGGCGTTGTTCTACGGCGACGGCCTGATCACCCCGGCGATCTCGGTGCTGTCGGCGGTCGAGGGCCTGACCACGGCGCCGGTGATCGGCGCCCATTTCGCGCCGTTCGTCCTGCCGCTGGCGGCGGTGATCCTGCTGGCCCTGTTCGCCGTGCAGTCGCGCGGCACCGAGGTGGTGGGGCGGTTCTTCGGCCCGATCACCCTGGTCTGGTTCTTCACCCTGGCGGCCCTGGGCCTGCCGTTCATCCTGCAGCGGCCCGAGATTCTGCTGGCCCTGAGCCCGGTCTACGCGATCAAGCTCCTGATGGCCGACGGCCTGCTGGGGGTGACGATCCTGGGCAGCGTCTTCCTGTGCGTGACCGGGGCCGAGGCCCTCTACGCCGACATGGGTCACTTCGGCAAAGCCCCGATCCGCGCCGGCTGGCTGGTCGTGGCCCTGCCGTGCCTGATGCTGAACTATCTGGGCCAGGGGGCGCTGTGCCTGGTCCGCCCGGCGGCCATGGACAACCCGTTCTTCGGCCTGATCCCGCACGCGGTCTATTGGCCGGTGATCCTGCTGACCACGGCCGCCACCATCATCGCCAGCCAGGCGGTGATCACCGGCGCCTTCTCGGTCACCCAGCAGGCGGTGCAGCTGGGCCTGCTGCCCCGCCTCGACATCAAGCGGACCAGCGAGACCGTGGCCGGCCAGATCTTCGTGCCGCAGGTCAATGTGGCCCTGGCGATCGGGGTGCTGTTCCTGCTGTTCATGTTTCGCACCTCGTCCAACATGGCCTCGGCCTATGGGGTAGCGGTGACCACGACCATGGTGGTGACCGTGGCCCTGCTGTTCGTGGTGGCGCGCCGCCACTGGGGCTGGCCGTTGTGGGCCTGCGTGGCGCTGCTGGCGCCGTTCCTGGCGCTGGACCTGGTGTTCCTGGGCTCCAACGCCCTGAAGATCGCCGACGGCGGCTGGGTCCCGCTGGCCGCCGCCGGGGCCATCGCGCTCTTGATGTGGACCTGGCGGGCGGGCAGCGACCTGCTGCACCAGAAGGTCCATCGCGACTCCATCGGCCTGACCGACCTGATCGACAGTCTGCGCGCCCGGCCGCCGCATCCGGTGCCCGGCGCGGCGATCTTCCTGACCTCCGACCCGTCGGTGGCCCCCGTCGCCCTGCTGCACAATCTCAAGCACAACAAGGTGCTGCACGCCGAGAACGTGGTGATGACCGTGCGCACGGCCGACCAGCCGCGCGTGGCCGAGAAGGACCGGATCGAGATCGAGTCCCTCGGCACGGGCTTCAAGCGGGTGACCGTGCACTACGGCTTCATGGAGACCCCGCACATTCCACGCGCCCTGGGCAGCTGTCGCCGCCGGGGCCTGGCCTTCGACCTGATGTCGACCTCGTTCTTCGTCGGCCGCCGCACGGTGGTGGCCTCGCCCGGCGTGGGCATGCCGCTGTGGCAGGACAAGCTGTTCATCTGGATGGTCAAGAACGCCGCCGACCCGATCGACTTCTTCCACATCCCGGCGGGCCGGGTGGTGGAAATGGGGTCGCAGGTGGTGGTGTAG
- a CDS encoding EamA family transporter, with protein MSRSVPSPSGSFGLRAALPYVCLVSAMVSLCAGTSFAKSLFPLVGAQGTSAYRVGFSALVLCLVWRPWRFRLARKDLIAVAAYGAVMGAMNLCFYMALRTIPLGLAIAIEFTGPLSLAMVHARKPIHFAWIALAVAGLGLLLPLGDANLNLDPVGVGFAVAAAVCWAGYIVAGQRTGHLHGGRSVALGMTTAALVVAPFGLVTAGAALLDPRAMALGLVVAVVSSAIPYSLEMVALRGISKRSFGVMLSLEPAVGALAGLLFLGEHLVARQWLAIAFVIAASVGTVVTDPKRETTEAPLHD; from the coding sequence ATGTCTCGCTCCGTCCCATCGCCGTCCGGTTCGTTCGGCCTGCGCGCCGCCCTGCCGTATGTCTGCCTGGTCAGCGCCATGGTGTCGCTGTGCGCAGGCACATCGTTCGCCAAGAGCCTGTTTCCGTTGGTCGGGGCCCAGGGGACCAGCGCCTATCGCGTCGGCTTTTCGGCCTTGGTGCTGTGCCTGGTCTGGCGGCCGTGGCGGTTCAGGCTGGCCCGCAAGGACCTGATCGCCGTCGCCGCCTACGGCGCGGTGATGGGGGCGATGAACCTGTGCTTCTACATGGCGCTGCGGACCATCCCGCTGGGCCTGGCCATCGCCATCGAGTTCACCGGGCCGCTGAGCCTGGCCATGGTCCATGCCCGCAAGCCCATCCACTTCGCCTGGATCGCCCTGGCCGTGGCGGGGCTGGGCCTGCTGCTGCCGCTCGGCGACGCCAACCTGAACCTGGACCCCGTCGGCGTGGGCTTCGCGGTCGCCGCGGCGGTGTGCTGGGCCGGATACATCGTCGCCGGCCAGCGGACCGGACACCTGCACGGCGGCCGCTCGGTGGCCCTGGGGATGACCACGGCGGCTCTGGTCGTGGCGCCGTTCGGCCTGGTCACGGCTGGCGCGGCCCTGCTGGACCCGCGCGCCATGGCCCTTGGCCTGGTGGTGGCGGTGGTCTCCAGCGCCATTCCCTATTCGCTGGAGATGGTCGCCCTGCGCGGCATCTCCAAGCGCAGCTTCGGGGTGATGTTGAGCCTGGAGCCGGCGGTCGGAGCGCTGGCGGGCCTGCTGTTCCTGGGCGAACACCTGGTGGCCCGGCAATGGCTGGCCATCGCCTTCGTCATCGCCGCCTCGGTGGGCACGGTGGTGACCGACCCCAAGCGCGAGACGACGGAAGCGCCGCTGCATGACTAA
- a CDS encoding alpha/beta hydrolase, whose translation MAIRLSAVLAAALVLAACGSTPKGFLIPTAAPPPPGTTQIDMMVVTTRAASPVPGVIYGGERDASASGTEIVVSVPPNHKVGAVEWPKHEPPDPATEFATLSVAPSDRANTLAWFDRMGGRHARLLVFVHGFNTRFEASVYRFAQLVADSKADAAPLLFTWPSRGKLFDYEYDRDSAIYSRDALEEALTKAADAPRVKEMTVVAHSMGTYLTMEALRQLAIRRGGLPAKINNVVLASPDIDPQVFAHQFAALGPNPPHITIFVSRDDRALLISRFLAGNLMRLGAIDPSQEPYRSKLEANGHITVIDLTKLKAGDSLNHGKFAQSPEVVKMLGAQLINGQVLTEGE comes from the coding sequence GTGGCCATACGCCTTTCCGCAGTCCTGGCCGCCGCCCTGGTCCTGGCCGCCTGCGGGAGCACGCCCAAGGGGTTCCTGATCCCTACGGCGGCCCCGCCGCCGCCGGGGACCACCCAGATCGACATGATGGTGGTCACCACCCGCGCCGCCTCGCCCGTGCCCGGGGTGATCTATGGCGGCGAGCGCGACGCCAGCGCCTCGGGGACCGAGATCGTCGTCTCCGTGCCGCCCAACCACAAGGTCGGCGCCGTCGAGTGGCCCAAGCACGAGCCGCCCGATCCGGCCACCGAGTTCGCCACCCTCAGCGTCGCCCCGTCCGACCGCGCCAACACCCTGGCCTGGTTCGACCGCATGGGCGGCCGGCACGCGCGGCTGCTGGTGTTCGTGCACGGCTTCAACACCCGGTTCGAGGCGTCGGTCTACCGCTTCGCCCAGCTGGTGGCCGACTCCAAGGCCGACGCCGCGCCGCTGCTGTTCACCTGGCCCTCGCGCGGCAAGCTGTTCGACTACGAGTACGACCGCGACAGCGCCATCTATTCCCGCGACGCCCTGGAGGAGGCCCTGACCAAGGCGGCCGACGCGCCGCGGGTCAAGGAGATGACCGTGGTGGCCCATTCGATGGGCACCTACCTGACCATGGAGGCCCTGCGCCAGCTGGCCATCCGGCGCGGCGGCCTGCCGGCCAAGATCAACAATGTCGTCCTGGCCTCGCCCGATATCGATCCCCAGGTGTTCGCCCACCAGTTCGCGGCCCTGGGTCCCAACCCGCCGCACATCACCATCTTCGTGTCGCGCGACGACCGGGCCCTGCTGATCTCGCGCTTCCTGGCCGGCAACCTGATGCGCCTGGGCGCCATCGACCCCAGCCAGGAGCCCTATCGCTCGAAGCTGGAGGCCAACGGCCACATCACCGTCATCGACCTGACCAAGCTGAAGGCCGGCGACAGCCTCAACCACGGCAAGTTCGCCCAGAGCCCGGAAGTGGTGAAGATGCTGGGGGCGCAGCTGATCAATGGGCAGGTGCTGACAGAGGGGGAGTGA
- a CDS encoding TetR/AcrR family transcriptional regulator encodes MKSPQVRSPRKPKGQGAERREEILDAALRLFSAKDVHTVSTRQIAEAAGISQPALYAYFATKDDLIAELCVRAFAKLKARMDNGRSCWSPTPEMFDRAMMTYIDFGLSEPDAYRVAFMVEKNHDGSFLARTGGRPMAAGIEAFQAFVAMIAELHAAGLTHDDDPLRLTQTLWAGLHGLVSLLIARPEFPWVEREALIAGHIAMLRRGALK; translated from the coding sequence ATGAAGTCGCCGCAAGTCCGATCGCCGCGTAAACCCAAGGGCCAGGGCGCCGAGCGCCGGGAAGAGATCCTCGACGCGGCGCTCAGGCTGTTCAGCGCCAAGGACGTGCACACGGTCTCAACCCGGCAGATCGCCGAGGCGGCGGGCATCAGCCAGCCGGCGCTCTACGCCTATTTCGCCACCAAGGACGACCTGATCGCCGAGCTGTGCGTGCGGGCCTTCGCCAAGCTGAAGGCGCGGATGGACAACGGCCGCTCGTGCTGGTCGCCGACGCCGGAAATGTTCGACCGGGCGATGATGACCTATATCGACTTCGGCCTCAGCGAGCCCGACGCCTACCGCGTGGCCTTCATGGTCGAGAAGAACCACGACGGCTCGTTCCTGGCCCGCACCGGCGGCCGCCCGATGGCGGCGGGCATCGAGGCCTTCCAGGCCTTCGTGGCGATGATCGCCGAGCTGCACGCCGCCGGCCTGACCCACGACGACGACCCCCTGCGCCTGACCCAGACCCTGTGGGCGGGGCTGCACGGGCTGGTGTCGCTGCTGATCGCCCGGCCGGAGTTCCCGTGGGTGGAGCGCGAGGCGCTGATCGCGGGGCACATCGCGATGTTGCGGCGCGGGGCGCTGAAGTAG
- a CDS encoding efflux RND transporter periplasmic adaptor subunit: MTEGASIALLLALVACGPAKTPAAPPPPQAVEAVAVSAPRASGGVSATGTLERRREMALSFRIAGVLTRVSVEAGDPVRAGQVLATIDPAAVDARQQAMSSDLDKARRDLERAKTLYAKGYVAKVRVDDAESAVRSANAAYSSAAFDRRWAQLVSPASGVVLERKAQAGEVVQPGQAVVSVADLASPLVLRVPLPDRDVAGIGVGAPVEVSVDALPGQVLSGHVTRVGQSADARTGAVTVEIEVAARPELRSGQIATARLASHVAATAGSGFARVPAEAVLEASGGKAAVLRLDNAKGEMRARRTPVQFGGFDGDDALVAGLPDGARVITAGAGFVSDGDRVSVTDPKALGKAAER, translated from the coding sequence GTGACGGAGGGGGCGTCCATCGCGCTCCTGCTCGCCCTCGTCGCCTGCGGCCCCGCCAAGACCCCCGCCGCCCCGCCGCCGCCCCAGGCGGTGGAGGCCGTCGCCGTCTCCGCCCCGCGCGCCAGCGGCGGCGTCTCCGCCACCGGAACCCTGGAGCGCCGCCGCGAGATGGCGCTGTCGTTCCGCATCGCCGGGGTGCTGACCCGGGTCTCCGTCGAAGCCGGCGATCCCGTCCGGGCCGGCCAGGTGCTGGCCACCATCGACCCCGCCGCCGTCGACGCCCGCCAGCAGGCCATGTCGTCCGACCTCGACAAGGCCCGCCGCGACCTGGAGCGCGCCAAGACCCTCTACGCCAAGGGCTATGTGGCCAAGGTGCGGGTCGACGACGCCGAGAGCGCCGTGCGCTCGGCCAACGCCGCCTACAGCAGCGCCGCCTTCGACCGGCGTTGGGCGCAGCTGGTCTCGCCCGCCTCGGGCGTGGTGCTGGAGCGCAAGGCCCAGGCCGGCGAGGTGGTCCAGCCGGGCCAGGCCGTGGTCAGCGTCGCCGACCTGGCCAGCCCGCTGGTGCTGCGCGTGCCCCTGCCCGACCGCGATGTCGCCGGGATCGGGGTCGGCGCCCCGGTCGAGGTCAGCGTCGACGCCCTGCCCGGCCAGGTGCTGTCCGGCCATGTCACTCGCGTGGGCCAGTCGGCCGACGCCCGCACCGGCGCGGTCACGGTCGAGATCGAGGTGGCGGCGCGGCCCGAGCTTCGCAGCGGCCAGATCGCCACCGCCCGCCTGGCCAGCCACGTAGCCGCCACCGCCGGCTCCGGCTTCGCCCGCGTTCCCGCCGAGGCGGTGCTGGAAGCTTCGGGCGGCAAGGCGGCCGTCCTTCGTTTGGACAACGCCAAGGGGGAGATGAGAGCCAGGCGCACCCCCGTCCAGTTCGGCGGCTTCGACGGCGACGACGCCCTGGTCGCCGGCCTGCCCGACGGCGCCCGGGTGATCACCGCCGGGGCCGGGTTCGTCTCGGACGGCGACCGGGTGAGCGTGACCGACCCGAAGGCGCTGGGGAAGGCGGCGGAGCGATGA
- a CDS encoding efflux RND transporter permease subunit → MKFDLAGFAVHRWQFTLVAFGLLIMLGLNAFSSVPRSEDPHFPVPIVVIRAVLPGAEPAEMEQLVAHPIEDAVYGLDDIDKVISTSLDGAAIVAVHFTWNVDPERKYDQVVREVNAIRGNLPAGLARLEIERVRTTEVAIVQTALVSDTLPMRRLEKVADRLREQIDRVPGVRRSEYWGTPSSEVRVSLDLARLSALKLPATAVSDALKANGAEAPIGAVQAGERRFNVKAGGAFRDLETIQNTPVRSVGGQVLRVRDVADVAWAQDEPTHLTRFNGKRAVFVTVTQKDGQDVARITKAVDKVLDDYEKTLPAGVKLERGFVQARNVEHRLGNLFRDFGIALVLVLITLLPLGPRAGLVVMVSIPLSLLIGLSLLQAFGFTLNQLSIAGFVLALGLLVDDSIVITENIARRIREGEERTAAAVNGANQIALAVLGCTACLMLAFLPLMALPAGSGAYIKSLPVTVLCTVGASLLVSMTIIPFLASRVLDKHSDPEGNRLLRAVNGGIHRFYRPVLHFGLARPWLSLAIMLALCATTVPMLKIVGSSLFPAAETPQFLIRIETPNGSPLSRTDRALRFVEARLKAEPKIIWQADNLGRGNPQVFYNQSQRESSTTYAEVFASLKAWEPGRSDKVLDGLRADFARFPGAKISVVTFENGPPIEAPVAVRLTGRDLDVLKALAARAEAILKATPGARDVNNPMRLDRTDLDLGVDEGKAAALGVPAGAPRRVARLALSGEETGRFRDADGDDYAVKVRLPMTASAGALQAGDHNTLSDLAKLYVPTAEGEAAPLGSIASPTLRSSPARIDRFDRERTVTVTSYVQTGYLTAKVTADALARLNRELPMPPGYRLSLGGQAEAQSESFAGLGAAVMVAVFGILAVLVLEFQKFKTALVVAGIIPFGLFGAVAALWITGYSLSFTATIGLIALIGIEIKNSILLVDFTEQLRRDGMGLHDAIEKAGEVRFLPVLLTSVTAIGGLLPLAMEGSGLYSPLAIVIIGGLITSTVLSRVATPVMYWLTARGDAERT, encoded by the coding sequence ATGAAGTTCGACCTCGCCGGCTTCGCGGTCCACCGCTGGCAGTTCACCCTGGTCGCCTTCGGCCTGCTGATCATGCTGGGGCTGAACGCTTTCTCCAGCGTGCCGCGCTCGGAGGACCCGCACTTCCCCGTGCCCATCGTCGTCATCCGCGCCGTCCTGCCGGGGGCGGAGCCGGCCGAGATGGAGCAACTGGTCGCCCACCCCATCGAGGACGCGGTCTACGGCCTGGACGACATCGACAAGGTGATCTCCACCAGCCTGGACGGCGCGGCGATCGTCGCCGTCCACTTCACCTGGAACGTCGATCCCGAGCGCAAGTACGACCAGGTGGTGCGCGAGGTGAACGCCATCCGGGGGAACCTGCCGGCCGGCCTGGCGCGGCTGGAGATCGAGCGGGTGCGCACCACCGAGGTGGCCATCGTCCAGACCGCCCTGGTCAGCGACACCCTGCCCATGCGCCGCCTGGAGAAGGTGGCCGACCGGCTGCGCGAGCAGATCGACCGCGTGCCCGGCGTGCGCCGCTCCGAGTACTGGGGCACGCCCAGCAGCGAGGTGCGGGTGTCGCTGGACCTGGCCCGGCTGTCGGCGCTGAAGCTGCCGGCCACCGCCGTCTCCGACGCCCTGAAGGCCAACGGCGCCGAGGCCCCGATCGGCGCGGTGCAGGCGGGCGAGCGGCGGTTCAACGTCAAGGCCGGCGGCGCCTTTCGCGACCTGGAGACCATCCAGAACACGCCCGTCCGCTCGGTCGGCGGCCAGGTACTGCGGGTGCGCGACGTGGCCGACGTGGCCTGGGCCCAGGACGAGCCCACCCACCTGACCCGCTTCAACGGCAAGCGGGCGGTGTTCGTGACGGTGACCCAGAAGGACGGCCAGGACGTGGCCCGGATCACCAAGGCCGTCGACAAGGTGCTGGACGACTACGAGAAGACCCTGCCCGCCGGGGTGAAGCTGGAGCGCGGCTTCGTCCAGGCCCGCAATGTCGAGCACCGCCTGGGCAACCTGTTCCGCGACTTCGGCATCGCCCTGGTGCTGGTGCTGATCACCCTGCTGCCGCTGGGGCCTCGCGCGGGCCTGGTGGTGATGGTGTCGATCCCGCTGAGCCTGCTGATCGGCCTGTCGCTGCTGCAGGCGTTCGGCTTCACCCTCAACCAGCTGTCCATCGCCGGCTTCGTGCTGGCCCTGGGCCTGCTGGTCGACGACAGCATCGTCATCACCGAGAACATCGCCCGCCGCATCCGCGAGGGCGAGGAGCGCACGGCCGCGGCCGTCAACGGCGCCAACCAGATCGCCCTCGCCGTGCTGGGCTGCACCGCCTGCCTGATGCTGGCCTTCCTGCCGCTGATGGCCCTGCCGGCCGGCTCGGGGGCCTATATCAAGTCGCTGCCGGTGACGGTGCTGTGCACGGTCGGCGCCTCGCTGCTGGTGTCGATGACCATCATCCCGTTCCTGGCCAGCCGGGTGCTGGACAAGCATTCCGACCCTGAGGGCAACCGCCTGCTGCGGGCGGTGAACGGCGGCATCCACCGCTTCTACCGGCCGGTGCTGCACTTCGGCCTGGCCCGGCCGTGGCTGTCGCTGGCGATCATGCTGGCCCTGTGCGCCACCACGGTTCCAATGCTGAAGATCGTCGGCTCCAGCCTGTTCCCCGCCGCCGAGACCCCGCAGTTCCTGATCCGCATCGAGACGCCCAACGGCAGCCCGCTGTCGCGCACCGACCGGGCCCTGCGCTTCGTCGAGGCCCGGCTGAAGGCCGAGCCGAAGATCATCTGGCAGGCCGACAACCTGGGACGCGGCAATCCGCAGGTGTTCTACAACCAGTCCCAGCGCGAAAGCTCGACCACCTACGCCGAGGTGTTCGCCAGCCTGAAGGCCTGGGAGCCGGGCAGGAGCGACAAGGTGCTGGACGGCCTGCGCGCCGACTTCGCCCGCTTCCCCGGGGCGAAGATCAGCGTCGTCACCTTCGAGAACGGCCCGCCCATCGAGGCGCCGGTGGCCGTGCGCCTGACCGGCCGCGACCTGGACGTGCTCAAGGCCCTGGCCGCCCGCGCCGAGGCGATCCTGAAGGCGACGCCGGGCGCGCGCGACGTCAACAATCCCATGCGCCTGGATCGCACGGACCTGGACCTGGGCGTCGACGAGGGCAAGGCCGCCGCCCTGGGCGTGCCGGCCGGCGCCCCGCGCCGCGTGGCCCGCCTGGCCCTGTCGGGCGAGGAGACCGGCCGCTTCCGCGACGCCGATGGCGACGACTACGCGGTCAAGGTGCGCCTGCCGATGACCGCCTCGGCCGGGGCGCTCCAGGCCGGCGACCACAACACCCTCTCCGACCTGGCCAAGCTGTATGTGCCCACCGCCGAGGGCGAGGCCGCGCCCCTGGGGTCCATCGCCTCGCCCACCCTGCGCTCCAGCCCCGCGCGGATCGACCGCTTCGACCGCGAGCGCACGGTGACGGTGACGTCCTACGTCCAGACCGGCTACCTGACCGCCAAGGTCACGGCCGACGCCCTGGCCCGCCTGAACCGCGAGCTGCCGATGCCGCCCGGCTACCGCCTGAGCCTGGGCGGCCAGGCCGAGGCGCAGTCGGAGAGCTTCGCGGGGCTGGGCGCGGCGGTGATGGTGGCGGTGTTCGGGATCCTGGCGGTGCTGGTCCTGGAGTTCCAGAAGTTCAAGACCGCCCTGGTGGTGGCCGGCATCATCCCGTTCGGCCTGTTCGGCGCGGTCGCGGCGCTGTGGATCACCGGCTATTCGCTGAGCTTCACCGCGACCATCGGGCTGATCGCCCTGATCGGCATCGAGATCAAGAACTCGATCCTGCTGGTGGACTTCACCGAACAGCTGCGGCGCGACGGCATGGGCCTGCACGACGCCATCGAAAAGGCCGGCGAGGTGCGGTTCCTGCCGGTGCTGCTGACCAGCGTCACGGCGATTGGGGGGTTGTTGCCGCTGGCGATGGAGGGGTCGGGGCTGTACTCGCCGCTGGCCATCGTGATCATCGGCGGGCTGATCACGAGCACGGTGCTGTCGCGGGTGGCGACGCCGGTGATGTACTGGCTGACGGCGCGGGGGGACGCGGAGCGCACCTAA
- a CDS encoding phytoene desaturase family protein — MTTATQHRDAIIIGGGHNGLVCAFYLASAGLKVTVCEARDVVGGAAVTEEFHPGFRNSVASYTVSLLSPKVIADMDLHGHGLRILERPISNFLPIDDTSYMKLGGGLERTQAEFRKFSAKDAERLPAYYDMLDEIGDVLRDLAGETPPNLSDGLPGLLRGLRQGSRMAGLSLERKRDLLDLFTKSARDFLDGWFESDAVKASFGFDAVVGNFASPDSPGSAYVLLHHTFGEVNGKKGAWGHAVGGMGSITQAMAKACRAKGVEILLKAPVEAIHVEDGAKGKTAVGVQLVDGRQYRAPIISSNLNPALLYGSLVAPSALPAPFKKAIKGYKNGSGTFRMNVALSELPDFTCLPGKAVAEHHQCGIVLSPTLDYMDEAYRDAKATGISKRPIVEILIPSTLDDSLAPPGQHVASLFCQQFAWDLPDGRSWDDEREAAADLIIDTVNQWAPNFKASVLGRMILSPVDLERKFGLVNGDIMHGHMSLDQLWAARPVLGHASHRAPIKGLYMCGAGCHPGGGVSGNPGRNAAREILRDRDFGTAVKLSLVGR; from the coding sequence ATGACCACCGCCACCCAACACCGCGACGCGATCATCATCGGCGGCGGGCACAACGGTCTGGTCTGCGCCTTCTACCTGGCCAGCGCCGGGCTGAAGGTCACGGTCTGCGAGGCGCGGGACGTGGTCGGCGGGGCGGCGGTGACCGAGGAGTTCCATCCGGGTTTCCGCAACTCGGTGGCCAGCTACACGGTCAGCCTGCTGAGCCCCAAGGTCATCGCCGACATGGACCTGCACGGCCACGGCCTGCGGATCCTGGAGCGGCCGATCTCCAACTTCCTGCCGATCGACGACACGTCCTACATGAAGCTGGGCGGCGGGCTGGAGCGCACCCAGGCCGAGTTCCGCAAGTTCTCGGCCAAGGACGCCGAGCGCCTGCCGGCCTATTACGACATGCTGGACGAGATCGGCGACGTGCTGCGCGACCTGGCCGGCGAGACCCCGCCCAATCTGAGCGACGGCCTGCCGGGCCTGCTGCGGGGCCTGCGCCAGGGCTCGCGGATGGCGGGCCTCAGCCTGGAGCGCAAGCGCGACCTGCTGGACCTGTTCACCAAGAGCGCCCGCGACTTTCTCGACGGCTGGTTCGAGAGCGACGCGGTCAAGGCCAGCTTCGGCTTCGACGCCGTGGTCGGCAACTTCGCCAGCCCCGACAGCCCCGGCTCGGCCTATGTGCTGCTGCACCACACCTTCGGCGAGGTGAACGGCAAGAAGGGCGCCTGGGGCCACGCCGTCGGCGGCATGGGGTCGATCACGCAAGCCATGGCGAAAGCCTGCCGCGCCAAGGGCGTCGAGATCCTGCTCAAGGCCCCGGTCGAGGCGATCCATGTCGAGGACGGCGCCAAGGGCAAGACCGCCGTCGGCGTCCAACTGGTCGACGGCCGCCAGTACCGGGCGCCGATCATCAGCTCCAACCTCAACCCCGCCCTGCTCTATGGTTCGCTGGTCGCCCCCTCGGCCCTGCCCGCCCCGTTCAAGAAGGCGATCAAGGGCTACAAGAACGGCTCGGGCACCTTCCGGATGAACGTGGCCCTGTCGGAGCTGCCCGACTTCACCTGCCTGCCCGGCAAGGCCGTGGCCGAGCACCACCAGTGCGGCATCGTGCTGTCGCCGACCCTGGACTACATGGACGAGGCCTACCGCGACGCCAAGGCGACCGGGATCAGCAAGCGGCCGATCGTCGAGATCCTGATCCCCTCCACCCTGGACGACAGCCTGGCCCCGCCCGGCCAGCACGTGGCCAGCCTGTTCTGCCAGCAGTTCGCCTGGGACCTGCCCGACGGCCGCTCGTGGGACGACGAGCGCGAGGCCGCCGCCGACCTGATCATCGACACGGTCAACCAGTGGGCCCCCAACTTCAAGGCGTCGGTCCTGGGACGGATGATCCTGTCGCCGGTCGACCTGGAGCGGAAGTTCGGCCTGGTCAACGGCGACATCATGCACGGCCACATGTCGCTGGACCAGCTGTGGGCCGCCCGGCCGGTGCTGGGGCACGCCAGCCACCGGGCGCCGATCAAGGGGCTCTACATGTGCGGCGCGGGGTGCCATCCGGGTGGTGGGGTCTCGGGCAATCCGGGACGGAACGCGGCGCGGGAGATCCTGCGGGACCGGGATTTCGGCACGGCGGTGAAGCTGAGCCTGGTGGGGCGGTGA